One genomic segment of Caldimonas brevitalea includes these proteins:
- the infA gene encoding translation initiation factor IF-1 translates to MAKEELIEMHGMVDEVLPDSRYRVTLDNGHQLVAYTSGKMRKHHIRILAGDKVSLELSPYDLSKGRITFRHLEQRGPAPRRAY, encoded by the coding sequence ATGGCCAAAGAAGAATTGATCGAGATGCACGGCATGGTGGACGAAGTGCTGCCCGATTCTCGTTACCGCGTCACGCTGGACAACGGTCACCAGCTGGTGGCCTACACCTCCGGCAAGATGCGCAAGCACCACATCCGCATCCTGGCCGGCGACAAGGTGTCGCTCGAACTCTCGCCCTACGACCTCAGCAAGGGCCGCATCACCTTCCGGCACCTCGAGCAGCGCGGCCCCGCCCCGCGGCGCGCATACTGA